CATCAAAAGCTACAAGTTCTATTTTCTCTCCATCTCCCCAACCAACAAATTTATATGGTCCTGTTCCCATTGGTTCTATAGAGATCATATCATTTTTAGCTTTTGTATCTTTTTCATTTAAAATAGCTGTCAATGGATGAGCTAAACTAAATAATAGAGGTGCTGAACTATTTTTTAATACTAATTTAATAGCTGAATCATCAATAACTTCTACTTTATCAATAACTTCTATCATTATTCTACTTGCTGGTTTTTCTAACATTCTATTAATACTAAATACAACGTCATTCACTGTCAAAGTATCTCCATTGTGGAATTTTACACCTTTTTTTATTTTTATTACTAATTCAGTAGGTGAAAGATACTCATAAGACTCAGCTAATTCAGGTACAATATTTCCATTGTCATCTATTTTAAATAGTGTATTAAAAATTTGCTCTGTTACAAAAAGAGCTGGAACTTCATTATACATATTAGGATCTAGAGTTTTTGGTTTTGATCCTTGTGATACTACTACAGTTTTTTCTTTAGTTAAATTTGCTTTCTCTTCTGTTTTTTCTGAAGAACAACCAACTAAAAGAAATGCTGTAGCTAAAGCTATAGCAATTTTTCTCATAATCATTCCTCCAAATACATAAAAATATAGTATATTAACACTAATATACTACTACTTTCAATATAAAATGAAAAATATATTTAATATATAATGATTATTTGAAAAAATTTTTTATATTTCTTTTAAAATGTTTTCTTTAACCTTTTTACATAGTTTAGAATATATTCTATCTACAAACCATTTTTCACTTGATTTTTTAGAAATCTCATCTACTTTTATCCACTCTACTCCACTATTTTCATCAGGTTTAATTTTTAAAGAAAGTTTTTCATCTGCCTCTAATAAAAAAGTAAAATTTAAATGAAGATGTGAAGATACATATTCTCCCCTTTTTTCATGTCCATCTACTGTTAAAATCTCCATAGAAAAAATATCTGTTGATAAAAATTTAACCTCTTTAATTCCACTTTCCTCTTCTACTTCCTTTAAAACAACCTCTTTTAAATTCTTATTTCCATCAGCATGTCCACCTAACCATGCCCAAGAATCATAAATATTATGATATGCCATTAATACTTTATCTCTTTTATTATTTACAATCCAAGCTGAAACAGTAATATGAGCTATTTTATTTTCTCTTGTAAAAATTTCATCCCCATTTTGTAGCCATTGTAAAATAAGCTCTTTATCCCTTTTCTCCTGTTCATTAAAAGGTTCGTACTCTCTTAACTCCTTTTCTAAATTTTCCATCTTTCCCTCCATAAAAATCAGTTTTATATAAAAAAACTGCTGTAAACTTTTTAATTTACAACAGCAATTTTTTAATTATAATCTTTTTAAAATTTTAGCAAGTTGATCAGGACAAGAAGTTCCTCTACCTCTACAATCAATTCCTTCAAGTTTTGCTATAGCATCCTCTTTTTTCATTCCAAGAAGAAGATTTTGAAGTCCGTGAGTATTTCCATCACATCCTCCAACAAACTCTATTTCAGTGATGTAACCATCATAATCTACAGTAACTCCAATTTGTTTAGCACAAACTTTTTCTGTTGAATAATAATGCATTTTTCCTCCTCATAAAATTAGATCATAGCGAATACTTTAAAAATATTCAAAGTTATTATACAAAATTTTTCATATTTTGTAAATATTTTATAATAAATATTATAAACTTTTTTATCTATTTTTTTATATTTTTAAGATGTTTTCAATCTTTTATTTTTCGTTCTTACTTTAACTTTTTATGATATTTTGATATAATATTGTATTATAAACTCTATATCCAAAAAGGAGGATAATTATGTTAAAAAAATTTATAATTATATTAGCTGCTTTTTCAATTATAGCTTGCTCTGGAAGAGAAGTAGATATATCTAAAAAGCAAGAAAGAGGAGGTATAGTTTACATTGTCAATGAAGAAAAACCTTTCTCTGGAGTAATTACAGGAAAATATGGAAATGGACAAATTAAGATAAAAGAAACTTTTAAAGATGGTAAATATAATGGAGAACAATATACTTACTATGATAATGGACAAGTTGAATCAAAAGCAGACTTTGAAAATGGTGTAGCTAAAGGAACTTACTTCCAATATCATAGAAATGGAGAAATTTCATACACTGGACAATTTATGAATGGTAAACGTCAAGGTGAATGGAATAGATATACTGATGATAAGAAACTTATTCTTACTGAATTTTATAACAATGGAACTCTTGAAGATGTAAAACAATATCTTGTGGATACTGATAAGGTTAAACAAAAAATATTAGATTTTTTTAATTAAAATTTTAATTCTTTTATACTAAAAAATTAGTATTATCTTATAAAGCAAGAATTATTTTTCAACATTTTTTAAAAAATTAAAAAATTTTTTCAAATTTTACTTGCATTTTTTAATTTTTAGATGTATACTCACAGTAACAAAAAAAGGAATCATAAAATCAAGATTAAAAGAGGAGGGAGAGAATATGTTACTACTTAACATAATATCATTTGTCATATGTGTCATAATAATAAGAGTCATACAAAGCTTGACTAAAATCTCATATGCCTATGATTATGTTAGGGATTAATTTTGCATATTCTTTAAACTATATAAGGGGAATAATAAATATATATTATTGTTTTAAATAAATTTATTATTTTCTTGTATCCTTTGAGATAGAAGCAACCTAACAGGGTTGCTTTTTTTTATACCTATAATTGTCCAAAATTTAGGTATTAAAATTCTTTATTTTAAGTATTCAATTTTAATTAATTTTATAAAATTTTAAAGGGGGAAATAATTATGAAAAAACTTACATTAATGCTTTTAGGAGTGACTTGTTTATTAACAGCTTGTGGGGGAAATGAAACTAAAGAAGCTGCTGCACCTAAGAAAGAGGAAGTTGTAAAAATTGGAGCTACTGCACCACTTACTGGACCACTAGCAATCTATGGAGTTACAGCAACAAATGGTTCAAAACTAGCTATGGAAGAGATCAATAAAAATGGTGGAGTACTTGGTAAAAAAGTAGATTTCGTTGTGCTTGACTCAAAAGGAGATTCGACTGAAGCTGTAATGGCATACAATAGATTAGTTGATGAAGGAATGGTAGCATTTATTGGAGACGCTCCATCTAAACCAAGTCTTGCAATTGCAGAGGTAGCAGCTCAAGACAATATGCCTATGATTACACCAACAGGAACTCAATTTAATATCACTGAAGCTGGTAAAAACGTATTCCGTGCTTGTTTCACAGACCCATATCAAGGAAGAATCTTAGCAAACTTTGCTAAAAATAATTTAAAAGTTAAAACTGCTGCTATTGTTGTTAATAACTCAAGTGACCACTCAAATGGAGTTACAGAAGCATTCTTGAAAGAAGCTCAAGCTCTTGGTATTGAAGTAGTAGCTAAAGAAGGATATTCTGATGGAGATAAAGATTTCAGAGCTCAACTTACAAAAATCTTACCTACTAATCCTGATGTATTAGTAATTCCTGATTACTATGAACAAGTTGCTTTAATCACTGCTCAAGCTAGAGAAATTGGACTTAAATCTACATTCATCGGACCAGATGGTTGGGATGGAGTTTCAAAAACTCTTGACCCTAGTGCTTATGGAGTTATTGAAAATTCTTACTTCACTAACCACTACTCTTTAGATGATCAATCTGAAAAAGTTCAAAACTTCGTAAAAGCTTATAGAGAAACATATAAAGAAGATCCATCTTCATTTGCTGCTCTATCTTATGATGCTGCATATATGATGAAAGCTGCTATCGAAAAAGCTGGAACTACTGAAAAACAAGCTGTTGTTGATGCTTTAAAAGGAATTGAATATGATGGTGTTACTGGACATCTAACATTTGATGAAAAAAATAACCCTATTAAAGCTGTTACTGTTTTAAAAATCGTTAATGGAAAATATACTTTTGACTCAATTGTTGAAGCAAAATAATATTTTTAAAGGATGATAAAAACTCTAATCAGCACTAAACTTAGTGCTGATTGGAGAAATTATCTATATATTAAAAAGGAGAGGAAAGAAAAAAATGGAATTTTTACTTCAGATTATAAATGGACTACAAATTGGAAGCATCTATGCCCTTATTTCTCTTGGGTACACCATGGTATATGGAATTGCACAACTTATTAACTTTGCACATGGGGATATTATCATGGTAGGTGCATATGTTTCATTATTTAGTATCCCAATGTTTACTAAAATAGGTTTACCCGTATGGCTTACAATGGTACCTGCTATTATTGTCTGCATCCTCTTAGGAATGCTTACTGAAAGAGTTGCTTACAGACCTCTTAGAAATTCTCCAAGAATCTCTAACTTAATCACAGCCATAGGAGTAAGCTTATTATTAGAAAATAGCTTTATGAAAATTTTCACACCTAATACTAGACCATTTCCAAAAGTATTTACTCAACCACCTATTTTAATAGGAGATCTTCACTTAAACTTTGGAACTGTTGTAACTATTTTAGTTACATTAACACTATCTGTTGCTCTTCAATATTTTATGAAAAAAACTAAATATGGAAAAGCAATGCTTGCAACAAGTGAAGATTATGGAGCTGCTAAATTAGTAGGAATTAATGTTGATCACACTATCCAATTAACATTTGCTATCGGTAGTGGACTTGCAGCAGTTGCAGCTGTTTTATATGTAGCTGCTTATCCTCAAGTTCAACCATTAATGGGATCTATGCCTGGTATCAAAGCATTTATTGCAGCAGTTTTAGGAGGTATCGGAATTCTTCCTGGAGCTGTTCTTGGAGGATTTATTCTTGGAATTGTAGAAAGCTTAACAAGAGCATACATCTCATCTCAATTAGCTGATGCAATTGTATTTTCAATATTAATTATCGTACTATTAGTTAAACCTACTGGAATTTTAGGTAAAAATATGAGAGAAAAGGTATAAGGTGATTGGGAAATGTCAAAAACAAAGATGCTTAGTTATATTGCAACATTTGTATTACTTACTGTTGTTTATATTATTTTAATGAGTTTAATCAATACTGGTATTATTTCTAGATACCAAACAAATATATTAACATTAATCTGTATTAATATTATCCTTGCTGTTAGTTTAAATGTTACTGTTGGTTGTTTAGGGCAAATTACAATTGGACATGCTGGATTTATGTCAGTTGGTGCTTATGCTGCTGCTCTATTTACTAAAAGTGGACTTGTAGAGGGGTTACCTGGATATTTCTTAGCCCTAATTATTGGTGGAGCTGTTGCAGGAGTAGTTGGAATTATAATTGGAATTCCGGCTCTTAGATTAAACGGTGACTATCTTGCAATTATTACTCTTGCTTTTGGAGAAATTATCAGAGTTTTAATTGAATACTTTGACTTTACTGGGGGAGCTCAAGGGTTACGTGGTATCCCTCGTTACAATAAAATCGAGATTATCTTTATTATCATGGTTGTATGTGTAATGATGATGTTCTCTCTTATGACAAGTAGACATGGAAGGGCTGTTCTATCAATTAGAGATGACGAAATTGCCAGTGGTGCATCAGGAGTTAATACAACTTATTATAAAACATTTGCATTTACTGTATCAGCAGTTTTTGCAGGAATTGCAGGAGCTGTATATGCTCATCACTTAGGAATCTTAGGAGCTAAACAATTTGACTTTAACTATTCAATTAACATCTTAACAATGGTAGTTTTAGGAGGAATGGGAAGTTTCACAGGTTCTATTCTATCAGCTATCGTTTTAACAATTGTACCTGAAATGCTACGTGAATTTTCAGATTACCGTATGATTGTTTACTCTTTACTACTTATCTTAACTATGATCTTCCGTCCAACAGGACTTTTAGGACGTAAAGAGTTTCAAATTACAAAAGTTATTGAAAGATTTATGAAAAAAGGAGGAAATGTCAATGAATAACCTTGTATTAGATGCTAAAGATATTTCTATTACCTTTGGTGCATTAAAGGCTGTAACTGATTTTAACTTACAATTGAGAGAAAATGAGCTTGTAGGACTTATCGGTCCCAATGGTGCTGGTAAAACTACTGTTTTCAATATTTTAACTGGGGTATATTCTCCAACATCTGGGATATATACTTTTAATGGTGAAGTAATTAATAAGATGCCTACATATAAATTAGTAAAAAAAGGACTTGCTAGAACTTTCCAAAATATCAGACTTTTTAAATATATGAGTGTTTTAGATAATGTTCTTGTAGCTAATAACTTTAATATGAAATATGGAATTTTAAGTGGTACATTCCGTTTCCATAACTATTGGAAAGAAGAAAAAGAAGTTAAAGCTAAAGCTTTAGAACTTTTAAAAATATTTGATTTAGATAAATATGCTGATATGCCTGCTGGAAATCTTCCTTACGGACAACAAAGAAAGCTTGAAATTGCTAGAGCTATGGCAACAAATCCAAAAGTTTTACTACTTGACGAGCCAGCAGCAGGAATGAACCCTACTGAAACTGAAGAATTAATGAAAACTATTAAACTTATTAGAGATAAATTTAATATTGCTATACTTTTAATTGAACATGATATGAAACTTGTTTTAGGTATTTGTGAAAGGCTTATTGTATTAGATCATGGAAATGTTATTGCATCAGGAGATCCACATGAAGTTGTTAATAATCCAACTGTTATTACAGCTTATCTAGGTGCTGATGATGAAGGAGATGAAGAGTAACAATGGAAAATCAAAATATGTTAGAAATCAAAGATTTACACGTTTATTACGATAATATTCATGCTTTAAAAGGAATCTCATTAAATGTTAAACAAGGTGAGATTGTATCACTTATTGGAGCTAACGGAGCTGGTAAAACTACTACTCTACAAACTATCTCTGGACTTATCAACTCTAGAGAGGGACAAATTTTCTTTGAAGGAAAGGATATTACAAAGGAAAAATCACATAAGATTTGTGAAATTGGAATTGCTCAAGTTCCTGAGGGAAGAAGAGTTTTTGCTAAACTTCCTGTAAAAGATAACTTAAAATTAGGTGCTTTTACTGTAAAGGATACTCCTGAAAATCTTGAAAAAGATAGAGCTAATTTCTATAAAAATTTCCCAAGAATGTCTGAACGTAAAAATCAATTAGCTGGTACTCTTTCTGGTGGAGAACAACAGATGCTTGCTATGGGTAGAGCTATTATGAGCAGACCTAAACTTTTAATCCTTGATGAGCCATCAATGGGACTTTCTCCTCTATTTGTAAAAGAGATCTTCTCAGTTATTAAAAAACTTAAAGAGATGGGAACTACTATTCTTTTAGTTGAGCAAAATGCTAAAATGGCTCTTGCTATTTCTGATAGAGCCTATGTAATTGAAACTGGAAAAATCACTCTTGAGGGAGATGCAAAAGAGTTAATGAACAATCCACAAATTAAAAAAGCTTACTTAGGAGCTTAATTAAAAAAGGGAGTATTGAAAAATATTCCCTTTTTAGTTATCTATCTACTTTAAAATTTAGGTATTTTCTGTATATTGCTTATCTCTTTTCCTAAACATCTTCTTAAAAAATTAGGAACAAATACAGAATAATATAGTAGTTGAGCTTCTATATTTCCCTTTTCAACTTTCTTTAACTCTCTATATATCTCTTTATACCTATTATGAACTCTCTTCCAATCTCCACCACCATTATATCTTTTATATATAACAACTGAGTAGAAACTTAGAATAAGTTTAGCTAAAGTTTCCTTTCCAATTTTAGAATCAAGATTTTGATACTCTTTAAAAAATTTTTCACATATCTTCTCAAGAGAGATTATACTTTTTTCAGAAACTTTATTCATTATACTTCCTGTTCTCTGTCTATAAAAATAAAAAGCTCTATCTATATATTTTACTCTTTTAGCTTTAAGATAAACCATTGGAGTAAATTCGCTATCCTCATGTACAATCTCTTCATTAAACCAAATATTATTATCAATTAAAAATTTTCTTCTATATATATCATCTACAACCTCTTCTCTAAAACATTTAGGTTGTTGAAAAAGCTTTCCAAAAAATTCTATCCCTGTTACTACTCCAGAATTTTTTACTAAATCAGATCTAAAAAGTGGAGCTCCTGTTTTTTCTGGTGTATAATATCTCATATTACCAACCATAACATCAAGATCTTCCATCTCTCCTTCAAAGAAAAACTTTTTATACTCTTGAACATCTATAAAATCATCACTATCAATAAAAGAGATATACTCTCCCTTTGCAACTCTCATTCCTGCATTTCTAGCTGAAGATAATCCACCATTTTCTTTATCTACAATAACTGTTCTCTCTGGATAACTTTGTTTAAACTCCTCCATTATCTCTCTACTTCTATCTTTAGAACCGTCATTTACAAGGATTACTTCATAATCTATCCCATCAATTTTATATAAACTATCTAAACACTCCCTTAAATATTGCTCAACATTATATATTGGAACAATTATACTCAATTGCATCTTATCACCTTACAATTCTAGAATCTTTTCTCTATATATATTAATAATAATTTTTTCATCAAATTCCTTTAAAATTTTCTCTCTTCCAGCTATTCCCATAGCTTTTCTCTCTTCAGCTGAAAGATTGATAAATTTTCTCATTCCTTGAGCTAGATCTTCACTATCTGCAACTTTAACTAGATATCCTGTAACATTGTTTTCAACTATCTCTTTACAACCAGTTACGTTTGTAGCAATTATAGGCTTTTCCATTGCTGCTCCTTCCATCAATACTTTAGAGATTCCCTCTCTATATGATGGTAAAACTATACAATCTGCCTCTTTTATAACTAATTCTGGCTTATTAACTGTACCTAAATAGTTAATAATTCCTTCAGCAACTAATTTATCCATATGCTCTTTAGTTACCCCTGATACTGCCTCTCCACCTAAAGCTCCTAAAAATTGAAACTCAACTTTCTCTCCATACTCTTTCTTTAAAATTCTAGCTGCCTCTTCATACTCTCTAAATCCCTTATCAAAAAAGGCTCTAGCAACCATTAAGAAAACTATTTTTTCATCTTTTCTCTCCATAAGCATAGGTTTAAATCTTTCACAATCTGTTCCCTCACCAGGTAAAATAAATATCTTTTTACTATCTCCTATATCTGAATTAATTAGAGTTTCCTTATCATCACTATTTAAAACCCATATCTCTTTTGAAAATTTAAGAGAAAATTTATATAAACCTACTGCTATTTTTGCTATAACTCCACCTTTTACAAAAGAATATCCAAGCCCAGTAAGAATTGCCACTGATTTTTTCCCAGCCATTTTAGCTGCTAAAGTTCCATAGATATTTGGTTTAATTGTATAGTGAAAAATTATATCTGGGTTCTCTCTCTTGTATAATTTATATAATTCTAAAGTTAATTTCAGATCTTCTATAGGATTTATACCTCTTTTATTAAGATTAATAGAGATTGATTTTACTCCTGGTATAGCTCTTTCCATATCTATTCTTCCATCATCAGGAGCAACTACTACCACCTCATGTCCATCTGATACTAATGCTCTAATAACTCCTGCTCTAAAAATATATATATCCCACATATAATTTGCTACAAATAATATCTTCATATTTTCACCTTTTTAATATTAATATAGTAATGATAACTCTTTCCCATGCCCTTGATTTAAATATTTAAAAGAATCTACAACCATTTTTCTTCTCTCTTCAGCACCTTTATGCTCTAAAAAGATATTTTCATATTGATATAATTTTTTATTTCCTATAAAATTTATCTGATTATCCAATCTAAAATATGATACTCCTAGAGCTAAGATTAAAACTCCTATTTTTATCAGTAACATATCTTCTAAATCAGCTAACATTGGTAAAATAAACCAATATGAATATACAAAAAGAATTCCTATTCTTAAAGTAAGAACTGAAAATTCTGCTCCAAACAGAAATATAAATACTGATAAAAACAGACTATTAGCAAAAATAGTCCCGTATCTTTTTTCTGACAATCTATTTAGCATCAAAAATACTAAAACAAAAATAATTATTCTTTCTAAATAAAATAGTGTTACTCCCAATGGAAAATAATCTGGAACTATTGAAATATACACTGATATTTTTTTACCAATGCTTCCTGGTAACATATTTGCCAAACTTCCTATATTTTTTATTATTAATCTTTTATCTAATAAATAATAGATATTTCCTAAAATAAAAGTTACAAAAATAAATATCTTATTCCAATTAATTTTTAATAAAAAGTACATTGGAAAATATATCAAAGAGCTTGAATGAAAAAAGAAGCCTAAAAGATTTAGTGCAATAAATGGCATTATCTTTCTATCCTCTATATATTTTATTGAAAGTATAAACAGAAGAATACTTTTTAAATTTCTTATCATATCTATTTCAAAAGCTACTCCATAAACTCCAAAATATATAAATAAAGCAAAAATTGGATATTTTGAGTATCTCTTAAAGATAAAATATAAAATTATAAAATCTATAACTGTATTTATAAAATTAAATATCAGATAATTATCTGTAAATAATTTTATACTTGCACAGTAAACTTGAAACCCTTTTTCAAATCCCCCTGCTATAAAACCGTTCTTTACTAATTCAATTATATTTTTACTTTTTTCAAAACTTGGCATATAACTATACCAATCATATCCTATATAAGCTCTTGTCCCGAAAAAAACAACTAAAATTCCTATTAAAAAAATATAAATATTTCTTTTAAATTCTCTATTTTCACTAAAAATATCTATTAAACTTCCTACCCCAAGAATTATTAATATTATGAAATATAGATTCATTTATCATTCCCTCTCTAACGTTTTTTTATATAGTTCCAAATACTCCTTTGCACTATTCTCTATAGTAAACTTTTTACTTCTCTCTAAACATTTATCTGCTACTTCTTTATAAAGTTTTTCATCTTTTAATTTTAGAATAAGCTTTGCTAATTCCTTAGGGTTATCATTTGAACATAAAAAACCTGCTCCTCTAACTACTTCAGCAAGTCCGGGAACATCACTTGCTATTACAGGTTTATGTGACGCCATTCCCTCAACAGCAGTAATTCCAAACCCTTCAAAAAAAGAGTATTGAATCACAATATCAGCTGTTTTTAAAAGTTGAGGAATATCTTTTCTAAGCCCTAAAAATCTAACTCTATCCTCTACTCCCACTTCTCTAGCAAACTCTTGAACATCTCTTTCTAAAACTCCATCTCCTACAAATACTACTTTGTACTCTTCAGAAAGAGATTTTAAAGCTGACACAACTCCTTTTTGATTTTTAGCAGCTTGAAATCTTGATACCATCATAAGAACAGTATCACTATTTTCAACTCCTATCTCATCTCTTGAAATAGGATAGACATTTTCAAAATGGCTTAAATCTACTCCATTTGCTATTACATAATAGTTTTTTTCATCTCCACCTATCCACTCTTTCAAACTTTTTTCAGTAGCTTCAGATATGCTTACAATCTTATCAAATCCTCTAAAAATAAATCTATCTATCAATTTAAAAACTATGCTATTTCTTCTTCTATTTGATGTACTATGTTCAGTTGTAATATATTTTCTTTTTCTATTAAAATCCAACATTTTAGCAAATCTTGTCCAATATTGAGCATGTACAAGATGAACATGAACTATATCATAGTTTTCTTTTTTTATCTTCTCAGCTATTGCAAAAATATTTAAAGGAGACACCTTAGAATTATATTTAGAGACACTTACTCTTATTCCTCTTTTTATTAAATCTTTTTCAAATACAGAGTTAATATCACTTAATATCATTAATTCTACATCATACCCTAACTCTTTTTGTAATGGAATAAGTTCACTTAGTAGTTTCTCTGCTCCCCCTAATTCTAATGAAGTTATAATATGGAGTATCTTCATCTTTTCCCCACCACCAATTTAAAATATTTACTTTGAAGCAATCTTATAAAAAATTTCACCTTATTTTTTAAAGGTATATTATATTTTAACATCTCACTATAATAACTTTCAAAACCTCTAGGATTATTTTTTATTAACTTTAAAAAGTTATTTGTGTAACCATCTTCAAGATATTCAAAATAATATATTCCTTTATCTATATATCTCATCTTATATTTTTCACCTATTTTTATCCAAACAGATGCTTCAGGAACAAATTTTTCTCCTTCATAAACTTTAAATGGAAATTCTCTTAAATATTTTGTTCTAAATACCTCTGCTTTATCTCCATCTATTCCCAGTTTATATACAATTTCAATAGGTGTTGAATCTATGCTATATTGAGGATAAGGCTTTCCTGTTATCTCTCCAGTAGCAATATTTATCTTTCTAAATATCATTCCACCCATATTTTTAGGAAGTTTCTCCCCCTCTGAAATGATAGTTTCAACTGCATCTTCTGTAATATAATCATCACTATCTACTATAAAGAAAAACTCTCCCTCTGCAAACTCTACTCCTCTATTAATAGCCCTCATCTTTCCAGAATTTTCTTGATAAACATATATAATATTTAAAATATTCTCTTTTTTCCAACTTTCTATAAGCTCTCTTGTATTATCAACAGATCCATCATCTACTACTACCCATTGAAAACTTTTATTGCTCTGTTTCTTTAAACTTTCATACAATCTAGAAAGTGTATCTCCTCTATTATATGCAGGAGTAAAAATAGTTACTTCCATTATTATCTTCCTTTACCAAATACAACTGTTTTAAATGTTAATATCATAATAACTAAATCTAAGTATAGGCTATGTTGTTTTATATAATATAGATCATATTCTAATTTTCTTCTTGCATCTTCAACACTAGCTCCATATGGATACATTACTTGAGCCCAACCTGTAAGTCCCGGTTTTACCATATGTCTCAAATTATAATATGGTATCTGCTTTTCTAGCTCCTTAATAAATACCATTCTTTCTGGTCTTGGTCCAATAAAACTCATTTCCCCTTTAATTACATTTATAAGTTGAGGAAGTTCATCTATTCTTGTTTTTCTCATTATGTTTCCAAATTTAGTAACTCTTGGGTCATTTTTTTGAGCCCATTTTGCTCCATCTTTTTCAGCATCATTTCTCATACTTCTAAATTTATGAACTTTAAACTCTTTTCCATTTTCCCCTACTCTATCTTGGCTATAGATAATAGGTCCGGGACTTTCTAATTTTACAATAATTGCAGCTATTCCCATAATTGGCAGAGTTAAAATTCCTATGATAAATGCCATAGTCATATCAAATATTCTTTTTATATTTGTTTGTATGTGGCTATGAAGAATTTTAAATCCATAAGCTTGAAGTAACCACTCTTCATCTATAAACTCAACATCAATTTTAGCTTCATTTTCAAGCATATAATCTGAGTAACTTTTTACCTCTACACCTGAAAGCTTTAAATTTAAGATCTCTCTTATCTCCTCTTTTGTTAATTTTAACTTTGTTATTACTAAAATTCTTATCTTATTTTCTTTTATAAAATCAGTTAAGCTTCCTTTTCTATCTGCTTCATCTATATATTTATATTCTGGGAAATTAACTAAACTTTCAACAATTCTATTTTTCATCTCTCCAGTTCCATAAGTAGTTAAATTTTTAATTTTAAAAGTAACTATACTTATAATTGTACTTATAAATATTTGTGATGCAGTAAAGATAAGAAAGAAAGGAATAAGTCCAAAATCCCATGCATCTATAAACCAGATAAAAAATGCTATAAAATTCAATAGAAAAATTATTACATATCCTTTATT
This DNA window, taken from uncultured Fusobacterium sp., encodes the following:
- a CDS encoding glycosyltransferase, whose amino-acid sequence is MQLSIIVPIYNVEQYLRECLDSLYKIDGIDYEVILVNDGSKDRSREIMEEFKQSYPERTVIVDKENGGLSSARNAGMRVAKGEYISFIDSDDFIDVQEYKKFFFEGEMEDLDVMVGNMRYYTPEKTGAPLFRSDLVKNSGVVTGIEFFGKLFQQPKCFREEVVDDIYRRKFLIDNNIWFNEEIVHEDSEFTPMVYLKAKRVKYIDRAFYFYRQRTGSIMNKVSEKSIISLEKICEKFFKEYQNLDSKIGKETLAKLILSFYSVVIYKRYNGGGDWKRVHNRYKEIYRELKKVEKGNIEAQLLYYSVFVPNFLRRCLGKEISNIQKIPKF
- a CDS encoding glycosyltransferase, which codes for MKILHIITSLELGGAEKLLSELIPLQKELGYDVELMILSDINSVFEKDLIKRGIRVSVSKYNSKVSPLNIFAIAEKIKKENYDIVHVHLVHAQYWTRFAKMLDFNRKRKYITTEHSTSNRRRNSIVFKLIDRFIFRGFDKIVSISEATEKSLKEWIGGDEKNYYVIANGVDLSHFENVYPISRDEIGVENSDTVLMMVSRFQAAKNQKGVVSALKSLSEEYKVVFVGDGVLERDVQEFAREVGVEDRVRFLGLRKDIPQLLKTADIVIQYSFFEGFGITAVEGMASHKPVIASDVPGLAEVVRGAGFLCSNDNPKELAKLILKLKDEKLYKEVADKCLERSKKFTIENSAKEYLELYKKTLERE
- a CDS encoding glycosyltransferase family 2 protein, with protein sequence MEVTIFTPAYNRGDTLSRLYESLKKQSNKSFQWVVVDDGSVDNTRELIESWKKENILNIIYVYQENSGKMRAINRGVEFAEGEFFFIVDSDDYITEDAVETIISEGEKLPKNMGGMIFRKINIATGEITGKPYPQYSIDSTPIEIVYKLGIDGDKAEVFRTKYLREFPFKVYEGEKFVPEASVWIKIGEKYKMRYIDKGIYYFEYLEDGYTNNFLKLIKNNPRGFESYYSEMLKYNIPLKNKVKFFIRLLQSKYFKLVVGKR
- a CDS encoding EpsG family protein, translated to MNLYFIILIILGVGSLIDIFSENREFKRNIYIFLIGILVVFFGTRAYIGYDWYSYMPSFEKSKNIIELVKNGFIAGGFEKGFQVYCASIKLFTDNYLIFNFINTVIDFIILYFIFKRYSKYPIFALFIYFGVYGVAFEIDMIRNLKSILLFILSIKYIEDRKIMPFIALNLLGFFFHSSSLIYFPMYFLLKINWNKIFIFVTFILGNIYYLLDKRLIIKNIGSLANMLPGSIGKKISVYISIVPDYFPLGVTLFYLERIIIFVLVFLMLNRLSEKRYGTIFANSLFLSVFIFLFGAEFSVLTLRIGILFVYSYWFILPMLADLEDMLLIKIGVLILALGVSYFRLDNQINFIGNKKLYQYENIFLEHKGAEERRKMVVDSFKYLNQGHGKELSLLY
- a CDS encoding glycosyltransferase family 4 protein; the protein is MKILFVANYMWDIYIFRAGVIRALVSDGHEVVVVAPDDGRIDMERAIPGVKSISINLNKRGINPIEDLKLTLELYKLYKRENPDIIFHYTIKPNIYGTLAAKMAGKKSVAILTGLGYSFVKGGVIAKIAVGLYKFSLKFSKEIWVLNSDDKETLINSDIGDSKKIFILPGEGTDCERFKPMLMERKDEKIVFLMVARAFFDKGFREYEEAARILKKEYGEKVEFQFLGALGGEAVSGVTKEHMDKLVAEGIINYLGTVNKPELVIKEADCIVLPSYREGISKVLMEGAAMEKPIIATNVTGCKEIVENNVTGYLVKVADSEDLAQGMRKFINLSAEERKAMGIAGREKILKEFDEKIIINIYREKILEL